A region of Geothermobacter ehrlichii DNA encodes the following proteins:
- a CDS encoding P-II family nitrogen regulator, with protein MKKIECIIKPFKLDEVKDALADLGIAGMTVGEVRGFGRQKGHTELYRGAEYQIDFLPKLKIDLVVPDEQLEAIIGAIQQAAGTGRIGDGKIFVTEVEQAVRIRTGETGTDAL; from the coding sequence ATGAAAAAGATCGAATGCATCATCAAGCCGTTCAAGCTGGACGAGGTCAAGGATGCCCTGGCCGATCTCGGCATCGCCGGGATGACCGTCGGCGAGGTTCGGGGGTTCGGTCGGCAGAAAGGCCATACCGAACTCTACCGCGGCGCCGAGTACCAGATCGATTTTCTGCCCAAGTTGAAGATCGATCTGGTTGTGCCGGATGAACAGCTGGAGGCGATCATCGGTGCGATTCAACAGGCTGCAGGCACCGGACGGATCGGCGACGGCAAGATCTTCGTAACCGAGGTCGAGCAGGCAGTTCGGATCCGTACCGGCGAAACCGGTACGGATGCCCTGTGA